In the genome of Hevea brasiliensis isolate MT/VB/25A 57/8 chromosome 14, ASM3005281v1, whole genome shotgun sequence, the window CTACATACTACCCAATCTTCTTCAAGTTCTTTCCATCCTTCTGCTGCTAATCTTGGGCCATGCGCTGCCTGCATAGTCCATGGTCAGATATGCACTGACAAGTGTTATGTAGCTTCCTACATACCACCCACTGATTCACACAAATTGACCGTCGTTAATGGAATATTTGGAACTCCCAATATCGTCAGCTTCTTGCAGGTACGCCATAAACTATATTCTTTCAAATGATTCTACAGTGAAGagttatttttatttgattaatcaAATAGTCAGGACTGAATTATATAATGATGTTATTTTGCTGCAGAATAACAATTCATCGTCATATGTTCCACTGTTATTATTGTTGAGAGACACAACTACTCAAGATGGAGAACTGAAGCAGACAAGTACTCAAGAGCATCTGAAAGTCTTATCTGCTGCTTCTAATGGTGACCGAGCTTTTTATAATTGGAGAAAACATGGGCAAAAGCAAGTAAAAGGAAGTGTGTATCCGCTTAGCTACTACAGGTGCACACATCCAAATTGTTTAGTGAAAAAGAAGGTTGTAAGATCATTGGATGGGTATATTGCAGAAATTGTCTACGGGGGTGAACACAACCATCCAATGTTAGGAGTTCTTGGTCCAGTCAATTTCTGTTAAAATAAAGTCCTATTCTTCAGGAAGTCCTATTCTTTTGGGACTGTTAGGATTTATCtgctgttatttttcttttcaacaATTTTACGTTATTTGTGTTTATCTATCTTTTGTAAGGCTATATATTGCCATGTCTAATTTCAATAAGATTATCACTTTGAAATCCAATTGTTTATGTTTCTGGTTTAGTTATTTTACTGTAAGACTctataattggtatcagagcccccACTGGGTTTTGAAAAAAAGGGAAGTAGCAATCTTCGAGTGATCAAACACAGAGAGTATGAGTGAAGATAAAACTCTAACAAAAATTCCTCACTTCGACGGTCACTATGATCATTGGAGTGAACTGATGGAAAATTTGCTTAGAGCAAAGGGTCTGTGGAGTTTAGTGGAAATTGGTTTTACAGAACCAATAGAAGGAACGATACTAACTGAGGCACAACGGGAGCAGTTCGATGATGCTAGACTCAAAGATCACCAAGTCAAGCATTACCTCTTTCAAGCGATTGATCGAACTGTCTTTGAGCAAATCTTGGACCGTCGCACAGCCAAGAGTGTTTGGGACTCACTGAAACGGAAGTTTGGTGGGAATCTAAAGGTGAAGAAATCTCTTCTTAATGCACTAAGGAGAGAGTTTGAGGTTCTAGAGATGAAGAAGGATGAAACCATCACTGATTACTTTGCAAGAGTAATGATGGTCTCCAATAAGATGAGGAGCAATGGAGAAGAAATGCCAGACAAGAAAATTGTAGAGAAAATCCTACACACTCTAACTGACAAATTTACATATGTTGTAGTGTCCATCGAAGAATCAAAGGATACTGATACTATGTCCATTGATGAGTTATAGAGTTCGTTAGTGGTGCATGAACAGAAATTTCGACGTCCTAGCAACAATGATGAGGATCAAGTGCTGAATGTTGTAGGTCGATCAAGTACAAATAACAGAGGAAGAGGAACTTACTGATGCacatattttgcatagtcatttaggtctaatttcacaatcattttatttggttattagtcatttttagctaatttcattagttatttagttagttttccataattgtcaactttggattaatttgtaatttttgctttgttttgtaggaaaaatggtgtttttgaaggactaaagagaattttgccattgaggagtgtcttctacagcaaaaagatgccaaaagcaagttttcaagctaaaatatgcatagaccaaactgtgcataacttgcgcataagctatgcgattctgcataaggaggaagaacaACTGTTCCCAGAACCaccaaatgtgcataaggagatcgcatagcttatgcacattctcacctcccttatgcagattcacgaaattgtgcataacctatgcaccaagtcatgcaaacgcataagtgacccagaaccagttgaatcgcataagggatttgcataacttatgcgatccacttatgatccataaagagttcattaatgagtcgtgaagattcccttaatgtattcctcctagaacatactattttagggctccatgtcagaaaaatgctatatatagtcccattttctcattttagaaaagggggcaaggagcaaagaaagaaaggaggaggctaagcagaatttgaggagtcattttcaccttccacaccattttcaactaagatttgcagatttctttctttctttacacttttctacatttctagtgtttaattacttacttcttagcttagattaaagctttatttccatttaaactcatcatatcttgtaagcattatggatagtgagtagtttacttttgattctggagtaagggttgtaatatttgagatattttgtggattttgattgggtaatccatattttatggtcttaatgagttttattcatttcttgtatgcttaatgacatgcttaatgtaggatcccattgagtaatgttcttaatccatggttgaagcaccgaaaggagaaggccttgtgatagataatcaggaaattggacttaattaacttagacctagaaataggctaaggattaagaggatttacagattaattaaggagcttaatgggtcttaattaattctaactctacgaaagtaggattagtttgattaaggcactctttgtctcactcgaaagggaattcaaaggatttaagaattaatctccttaaaactcataagtttcataagattggacaaccaatttaaaatcccagaatagctcgaatatgaaatcccgaactccggaatcagctttttaccattgttaatttctaatcgaatttaatcatttgccaatttaaatattgccatatttgaacttgcttatttctatttgatgcgattttagtttaattaatacattgttgaatagaatattaattttgcacatttagatttcacactccattacccattaattcatcattttaatcttataaatacttcaatttagtcaacttttatatcgaaaattcaatcattaacacaactcctcgtgggatcgatatttttctatactacttgtacgacccgtgcacttgcgattgggacgcatcaagtttttggcgccgttgccagggagttgtttgtttaagattgaattcttgattattttagttgtttttagttttatctttgttatcttttcattttgtgtttgtttgttctttttcaggtactttaatcttttatgagaagagctagaagctcaagtgacacaaccttactgttcaatcctgaaattgagaaattttgtaaggccaacaagaaagaaaccagaagaaagaaggaagcttcgagagaaactgaattagaagcagatatggctgatgaaagaattagaattggtgttggtaatgctggaaatggtcaaaacaatgaaaatgaagcccaaggggaagaagttgttaatgcaaacgtgcctaggggaagtatgatggaccatgattttccacgttttgatgacttgagagagagcatagcaagaccaaggattgatgcgaACAGTTACaaaatggattttggagttcttcaaatgatccaaaactctcaatttggaggacatccttctgaaaatccacacacacacctgaagaagtttgctatgatttgcgacatgcaaaaacaacctggagtgtctgatgatgcagcaagattgaagctattcccattctctttgaaagatagagcattggattggcttgattctttacctcacaactccattacaaattgggagcaactcactgatgcatttcttgcacaatattttccacctggaaaaactcaagagctgaggaatcaaatgacagctttcagaccaagagaagatgaaactctctatgaatcatggatgagatggaaggaattagagagattatgcccacatcatgccattccaaaatggatgataaatcagaatttctacacaaatgtcactcctgcaatcagaggaattattgatgctcaaaaagtaggagaatttattataaatcatGAATCTGAATCTTATGAGTTtttagagaaaattgcaaagaatactcatctttggagtagtccaagaggaccagctccaactcagaaaaggcaagctgctggaatgtatgatcttgatccattcaacatgattaatgcaaagtttgatgcacttacaaatgtccttgctaagaagatggaagatttgagtatgttggttagttcaacatcatcaccggaagttcacaacaagtggcttatgcagaggaaactaccaccggtgtggagtagattatggagaacaagcggatatgttggtaattatggaaacaagcaaatggggaatccttattctccaacttacaatccaaattggaggactcatcccaacttttcatgaggCAATCAGCAATATCAAGttcaaaatcaaaattttcaaccacaacaaagagagtcaagttccatatcgcaaaataggcaaccattgcccaattttcagcagaaaaatatgaacctccaccaaaacaaagaagaacgaaattccaccaccaagctttattgcaacagattcttgccaaccaaaataagcatgatgaggagatgagagaggtgaaagcaaggctggaacaaatgcaaacacacaagaatctttggaaaaccagttgcacaacaagcatcttcctcaagtgccaaatcttttggaaagcttccaagtcaaccagaaaatccaagagagcattgtcaagctattactttaagaagtggtaaagttataaatgatgagaagagtgaaaaagttgaaaagagagaaaatgaaaaaggaaccgatgagagtgaaaaacaagagagtgcagaaaaatgtaaggagaaatttgaagaaaagaagagaagtatatacctccgagccctacaagccacaacttccctttccacaaagatttcacaaagccaagcttgataggcaatttggaaagttcttagaggttttgaagaaactttacataaatgtgccttttgttgatgctctttcacaaatgccctcttatgcaaaattcttgaaagaaattctctcaaacaagagaaaacttgaagatgatgaaacctGTAGCTttgtgacagaagaatgtagtgctatcctccaaaggaaacttcctccaaagcttaaggatccaggagtttttcaattccatgccacattggagagtcttgttctacaaaagctctatgtgatttaggggcagtgttagccttatgcccctttctatctatgagaagctcaacatgggagatctaaagccaacccacatttctcttgattAGGTACGAACAATCAAGTATCTgaaggattttggagaatgtgccccaaggttggaaagttctatatacctgttgactttgtcatcttggacatggaggaagattctaatcTTCCAATTATATtggggagaccctttctagctacagcaagagcattgattgatgtgaaaggagaaaagcttactcttagggttggtgaagagcaattaattttcaatattaataactctatgaagaagcatcattcaagcgatacttgcttgagagttgatattattgataagtggttgaagaacacttgaaAGAAATATCcgtaagatccacttgaaaattgtttggttcatggaggcgGCCTAGACAATGACCACCCTCATGTAGCTGCAGAttctcaacacttagagggaagtccaccattcatttctgctccagtttttcaactcacacgaaaggaaaaagcagaatttaagcaaccatcattcaaggaagaagatgcacctaaggtagaacttaagcaacttccttctcagctcaggtatgaatttcttggcactaataacacttatccaagaattgtaaatgcaaacttgagtactttagaagcgataagttgttaagagtgttgagaaaatttaggaaagttttgggatacaccatagatgacattaaggaataagcccacacttttgcatgcatagaatcggtttggaagaaaattgtaaaccatctattgaacatcaaaggaggttgaacccaaatatgaaagaagttgttaaaaaggaaattttgaagttgcttgatgcagggatcatatatcccatctcagacagtacttgggtgagcccagtacatgttgtcccaaaaaagggtggaatgacagtggtcaaaaatgaaaataatgaattaattcccactagaacggtgactagttggcgaatgtgcatagattacagaaaattaaatgttgccactagaaaagatcattttccacttcccttcattgatcaaatgttggaaagactagctaggcattcttacttttgctatttagatggatattcaggtttttttcaaatccctatccatccaaatgatcaagagaaaaccacttttacttgtccatatggaacctttgcttatagaaggatgccatttgggttgtgtaatgca includes:
- the LOC110654594 gene encoding probable WRKY transcription factor 20, with the translated sequence MGNNDHDCSPFLFSSPPYAPLSSPSYSLSSSPPLSPSPDSPFESSSSLPLHTTQSSSSSFHPSAANLGPCAACIVHGQICTDKCYVASYIPPTDSHKLTVVNGIFGTPNIVSFLQNNNSSSYVPLLLLLRDTTTQDGELKQTSTQEHLKVLSAASNGDRAFYNWRKHGQKQVKGSVYPLSYYRCTHPNCLVKKKVVRSLDGYIAEIVYGGEHNHPMLGVLGPVNFC